A part of Periophthalmus magnuspinnatus isolate fPerMag1 chromosome 19, fPerMag1.2.pri, whole genome shotgun sequence genomic DNA contains:
- the nif3l1 gene encoding NIF3-like protein 1: MFAACGRQIFISLTHADHRLRNYLTSFLSTVSFDPFTTPLLTKAQKTPTLLNPLALIPACHNSQFSNCNNRMELKEVLQILEQLAPLSLAESWDNVGLLVEPSTPRPINTILLTNDLTDTVMEEAETLCCDLIISYHPPLFRPIKRLVQRDWKQRLAIRAVEARMAIFSPHTSWDSMRGGVNDWLIGGLGSGHVTVLSQALCGGPPTQRLEFTVKSDEELNTVMEELKACYSSAALQHSSSRSENSGIHVSFTCSDLALPHFVQTLLGHTVLSQSLTITKLEKHPLPGHGQGRMSILDQPVTVATAVEKMKTHLSLNHLRLALGVGQTLDSLVYTVAVCAGSGASVLNGVKADLYVTGEMSHHEVLDAVAKGTTVILSDHSNSERGFLSVFRERLALRLPEAVSVLVSQADRDPLQVV, from the exons ATGTTTGCTGCATGTGGAAGACAGATATTTATTTCGTTGACCCATGCAGATCATCGCCTCAGGAATTACCTTACATCATTTCTTTCTACAGTTTCATTCGACCCTTTTACAACTCCTCTCTTaacaaaagctcaaaaaacGCCTACACTCCTCAATCCACTTGCACTGATTCCTGCGTGTCATAATTCTCAGTTTTCTAATTGTAATAATAGGATGGAGCTGAAGGAGGTTttgcagatactggagcaacTTGCCCCTTTGTCTTTGGCTGAGTCATGGGATAATGTCGGCCTGCTGGTTGAACCAAGCACACCACGGCCCATTAATACCATTCTACTTACAAACGACCTTACTGATACTGTAATGGAAGAAGCAGAAACCCTCTGCTGTGACCTTATTATCTCATATCACCCACCTTTATTTCGACCAATCAAGCGCCTGGTTCAGAGAGACTGGAAGCAGCGGTTGGCCATCCGGGCTGTGGAGGCAAGAATGGCCATTTTCTCCCCACACACATCATGGGACAGTATGAGAGGAGGCGTGAATGACTGGCTTATAGGAGGTCTTG GTAGTGGCCACGTGACTGTTCTCAGCCAGGCACTCTGTGGCGGCCCCCCAACTCAGAGACTGGAATTTACTGTGAAGAGTGACGAGGAGCTAAATACTGTTATGGAAGAACTAAAAGCCTGTTATAGTTCAGCAGCTCTCCAGCATTCAAGCAGCAG GTCAGAGAACAGTGGAATCCATGTCAGCTTTACCTGCAGTGACCTGGCGTTGCCCCACTTTGTCCAGACTCTGTTAGGACACACAGTTCTCAGCCAGTCGCTCACCATCACAAAGTTAGAAAAA CACCCTCTGCCTGGGCATGGCCAAGGACGGATGAGCATTTTGGACCAGCCTGTAACTGTAGCAACAGCTGTGgagaaaatgaaaacacatttgagtTTGAATCACCTTCGTTTGGCTCTTGGAGTGGGACAGACACTAG ACTCTTTGGTGTACACTGTGGCTGTGTGTGCAGGATCTGGAGCTTCAGTCCTAAACGGCGTGAAAGCTGATCTCTATGTTACAG GTGAAATGTCCCATCATGAAGTTTTGGATGCTGTGGCCAAAGGAACCACTGTTATTTTAAGTGACCATAGCAACAGTGAGCGCGGGTTTCTGTCCGTCTTCAGGGAGCGCCTAGCTCTTCGTCTCCCTGAAGCTGTGTCTGTGCTGGTGTCCCAGGCAGACAGAGACCCCCTGCAGGTGGTCTGA